The proteins below come from a single Drosophila busckii strain San Diego stock center, stock number 13000-0081.31 chromosome X, ASM1175060v1, whole genome shotgun sequence genomic window:
- the LOC108606174 gene encoding uncharacterized protein LOC108606174 yields MSEANEETSFSPDKFLEEMLDRPELDMHNEREIKIQENLIYMLLEQPEYYSNKHMALLKDYYDMLLKNRERTIDELNAKRVETKRRLDDLMEEFTDMQLNL; encoded by the exons ATGAGCGAAGCCAACGAGGAAACGTCGTTTAGTCCCGACAAGTTTCTAGAAGAAATGCTAGATCGCCCCGAACTCGATATGCACAACGAAagagaaattaaaatacagGAAAATCTAATATATATGCTACTGGAACAGCCAGAGTATTATAGCAATAAACATATGGCCTTg CTAAAGGATTATTATGATATGCTGCTGAAGAATCGGGAGAGAACTATTGATGAGCTGAACGCAAAGCGCGTGGAGACGAAGCGTCGTCTGGATGACCTCATGGAAGAGTTTACGGACATGCAGCTGAACTTATAA
- the LOC108605994 gene encoding uncharacterized protein LOC108605994: MAPTQSKRYPKLRFALITEDALEKLRPEHKDADKARNKDSSNESSPVGDAKELDMYETINKTVNTLLEQKLQQLKLDKLDQLIERKVCEINERQRRLRSCSLRASRTPKLSASEVSIKSVSEFKHSMGKIQSSRFGLNHDPKRVRNAKRPSGADSSKKRKKKHQQSQHQQQQQERSPLRRRESAGKVLAASRTAAVSQNAENAFLAIAARYFKNLDERNKQRK; this comes from the coding sequence ATGGCACCAACGCAATCGAAGCGTTATCCCAAATTGCGTTTCGCGCTCATCACCGAGGATGCGCTAGAGAAACTGCGGCCCGAGCACAAGGATGCGGACAAGGCGAGGAACAAGGACAGCAGCAATGAGTCGTCCCCAGTGGGCGATGCCAAGGAGCTGGACATGTATGAGACCATTAACAAGACTGTGAACACGCTGCTGGAGCagaagctgcaacagctgaaGCTGGACAAGCTCGATCAGCTGATCGAGCGTAAAGTCTGCGAAATCAACGAGCGTCAGCGTCGACTGCGCAGCTGCAGTCTGCGGGCCAGTCGGACGCCCAAGCTCTCGGCCAGCGAGGTGTCCATTAAATCCGTCAGCGAATTCAAGCACAGCATGGGGAAAATACAATCGTCACGCTTTGGGCTCAACCACGATCCGAAGCGAGTGCGCAATGCCAAGCGGCCCAGCGGCGCTGATAGCAGCAAGAAGCGTAAGAAGAAGCACCAGCAGtcgcagcaccagcagcagcagcaggagcgcAGTCCGCTGCGACGTCGTGAGTCCGCTGGCAAAGTGTTGGCCGCTTCGAGAACCGCTGCCGTTAGTCAAAATGCTGAGAACGCTTTCCTGGCTATAGCCGCCCGATACTTTAAGAATTTGGATGAgcgcaacaagcagcgcaagtAA